One segment of Clostridium ljungdahlii DSM 13528 DNA contains the following:
- a CDS encoding DEAD/DEAH box helicase has translation MLTEDALLQIFNEQTTGENYLKGHRVLDNDLVSSIDIIDEDKLICIEGNVISENLFNEYNTKIEMDTSNKSIFSTYCSCQDYEKNEFKKTNYCCKHLTATFYKALGDLVQHEALKDDDINSIFKNKSNVLSLLLGDEKDREELKIEVYINKNQWNGNITAEFKIGVKSTSSSNLYVLKDINHFFTCYYNNVPIKYSKNFTFDIKKQKLSTKDKRLISFIETLKEMEKDYKYFRKKGDECVSGKYIIIPKYLVREFFEVIKKHRIYLNEGFFSRPIETEILFENPAVEFDLKTIKDNYVLKSLSGMPESLSSKNDVFLYGSTIYLPDYEFCYKINPYLKVFNEARVVTIDKAQEDTVLKKLIPNLNFLSDRVTLSKTIRNKVVIDKCKFNFYFNKESKDITLVLKVKYGQFEFNIFEDCDEKIIYRESKRESQVIGILMSLGFEEVNGKFYFLMGDDYIFNFFKNEVFKLQEIGEVYYSENFKGIKSIESKGINGDIKTGKYNYFEMDFKIGNIDPRETTGILKAFRDNLKYYKLKSGEYLDLEELELKRFLKLLDAVSYNNIEDNNIMIDTNKAIFIDGYLEDNNITYIKGKKELNRIRNKFKNVDKLEFEVPKELNASLREYQKVGYKWLKNLDYFGFGGILGDEMGLGKTLQTITFILSSQGSKSLIIVPTSLVYNWIDEFEKFAPTLKVLPVVGTKEERETDAFHMENYDVIITTYNLLKRDLKMYSEREFDYCILDEAQYIKNPNAQNTKAAKQIKAKTRFALSGTPMENSLMELWSIFDFIMPGYLYDKNRFSVRYYKKLKESPEVIEELNRLIAPFILRRKKKDVIVELPDKIEKTLMVTLDDKQKKVYKTYADHAVDLIEKKVKEDEFKNSKIEILSYITKLRQLCLDPSILINNYSGGNGKMDALVELLHKSIAQGHRILVFSQFTSVLKNIGEKISGEKIPFSYLDGTIKLEERINIVKKFNKGKNSVFLISLKAGGTGLNLTSADVVIHFDPWWNTAVEEQAADRTHRIGQKNVVEVIKIIAKGTIEEKIVLLQNEKKKLIEKLMENKLVSGENLKSFTEEDILGLFQNR, from the coding sequence ATGTTAACTGAAGATGCATTGTTACAAATATTTAATGAACAAACTACAGGTGAAAATTATTTAAAAGGTCACAGAGTTCTAGACAATGATCTAGTGTCCTCCATAGATATAATAGATGAAGACAAATTAATTTGTATAGAGGGAAATGTGATTTCAGAAAATCTTTTTAACGAATACAATACTAAGATTGAAATGGATACGAGTAATAAAAGCATTTTTTCTACATATTGCAGTTGCCAGGATTATGAAAAAAATGAATTTAAAAAAACAAACTACTGCTGTAAACATCTCACAGCAACTTTTTATAAGGCTCTAGGGGATTTAGTTCAGCATGAAGCTTTAAAAGATGATGATATAAATAGTATATTTAAAAATAAAAGTAATGTTTTATCCTTGCTTTTAGGAGATGAAAAAGATAGGGAAGAATTAAAAATAGAGGTTTATATAAATAAAAACCAATGGAATGGTAATATAACAGCTGAATTTAAAATAGGAGTGAAATCCACAAGTTCAAGTAACCTCTATGTTTTAAAAGATATAAATCATTTTTTTACATGCTATTATAATAATGTTCCTATAAAATATAGTAAAAATTTTACCTTTGATATAAAAAAGCAAAAGTTGTCCACTAAGGATAAGAGACTCATTTCCTTTATAGAAACTTTGAAGGAAATGGAAAAAGATTATAAATATTTTCGTAAAAAAGGTGACGAATGTGTAAGTGGAAAGTACATTATCATTCCTAAGTATTTAGTTAGAGAATTTTTTGAAGTTATAAAAAAACATAGAATATATTTAAATGAAGGATTTTTTTCTAGACCTATAGAAACAGAAATCCTATTTGAAAATCCAGCTGTGGAGTTTGACTTGAAAACTATAAAAGACAATTATGTTCTAAAATCTTTATCGGGTATGCCAGAGTCTCTTAGCTCTAAAAATGATGTCTTCTTATATGGCTCTACTATATATCTGCCAGACTATGAATTCTGCTATAAAATAAATCCTTATTTGAAGGTATTTAATGAAGCTAGAGTAGTAACTATAGATAAAGCTCAGGAAGATACTGTATTAAAAAAACTCATTCCTAATCTCAATTTTTTATCAGATAGAGTTACTTTGTCAAAGACTATAAGAAATAAGGTAGTAATTGATAAGTGTAAGTTTAACTTTTATTTTAACAAGGAAAGTAAGGATATTACACTTGTTCTAAAAGTTAAATATGGACAATTTGAATTTAATATTTTTGAAGATTGTGATGAAAAGATTATATATAGAGAATCTAAAAGGGAATCTCAAGTTATTGGAATTCTCATGTCACTAGGATTTGAAGAGGTAAATGGAAAGTTTTACTTCCTTATGGGTGACGATTATATTTTCAATTTTTTTAAAAATGAAGTATTTAAACTTCAAGAAATAGGAGAAGTTTACTATTCGGAAAATTTTAAAGGCATAAAATCCATAGAGAGTAAGGGTATAAATGGTGATATCAAAACAGGTAAATATAATTATTTTGAAATGGATTTCAAAATAGGAAATATAGATCCAAGGGAAACTACAGGTATATTAAAAGCCTTTAGAGATAACTTGAAATATTACAAGCTGAAAAGCGGAGAATATCTTGACCTTGAAGAATTAGAACTTAAAAGGTTTTTAAAACTTTTAGATGCAGTTTCCTATAATAATATAGAGGATAATAATATAATGATAGATACGAATAAGGCTATCTTTATTGATGGATATTTGGAAGATAACAATATTACATATATAAAGGGAAAAAAAGAACTAAATAGAATAAGAAATAAATTTAAAAATGTAGACAAATTGGAATTTGAAGTCCCAAAAGAATTAAATGCTTCCTTGAGGGAATATCAAAAAGTAGGGTATAAGTGGTTAAAAAATTTAGATTATTTTGGATTCGGTGGAATTCTAGGAGATGAAATGGGACTTGGAAAAACACTGCAAACTATTACTTTTATACTTTCTAGCCAAGGAAGCAAGTCTTTAATTATAGTACCCACATCCTTGGTTTACAATTGGATAGATGAATTTGAAAAGTTTGCGCCTACTTTAAAAGTATTACCTGTTGTAGGGACAAAAGAAGAAAGAGAAACAGATGCTTTTCATATGGAAAACTACGATGTTATTATAACTACATATAACCTTTTAAAAAGGGATTTGAAAATGTACTCTGAAAGAGAATTTGATTACTGTATATTAGATGAAGCACAATATATAAAAAATCCAAATGCTCAGAATACAAAGGCAGCAAAACAAATAAAAGCAAAGACACGGTTTGCTTTATCTGGAACCCCTATGGAAAACTCTCTTATGGAACTTTGGTCTATATTTGATTTTATAATGCCAGGTTATCTATATGATAAAAATAGATTTAGCGTAAGATACTATAAAAAGCTTAAAGAAAGTCCTGAGGTAATTGAAGAGTTAAATAGACTAATAGCTCCTTTTATACTTAGACGTAAGAAAAAGGATGTTATAGTGGAATTACCTGATAAAATAGAAAAGACACTTATGGTTACTTTAGATGATAAGCAGAAAAAGGTTTATAAAACTTACGCAGATCATGCAGTTGACCTCATTGAAAAAAAAGTAAAAGAAGATGAATTTAAGAATAGTAAAATAGAGATACTTTCTTATATAACGAAACTTAGGCAATTATGTTTAGATCCTAGTATATTAATAAATAATTACAGCGGCGGCAATGGAAAAATGGATGCGCTAGTAGAACTTCTTCATAAAAGCATAGCACAAGGACATAGAATACTTGTTTTTTCTCAATTTACATCTGTGCTTAAAAATATAGGGGAAAAAATTTCTGGAGAGAAAATCCCATTTAGTTATTTAGACGGTACTATAAAATTAGAAGAAAGAATAAACATAGTAAAAAAATTTAACAAAGGTAAAAATTCAGTGTTTTTAATAAGCTTAAAAGCTGGAGGAACAGGATTAAATTTAACTTCAGCAGATGTGGTAATTCATTTTGATCCCTGGTGGAATACAGCGGTAGAAGAACAGGCTGCAGACAGGACTCATAGAATAGGGCAAAAAAATGTAGTGGAAGTTATAAAAATTATAGCTAAAGGTACAATTGAAGAGAAGATAGTACTTCTTCAAAATGAGAAGAAAAAGCTTATAGAAAAATTAATGGAAAATAAATTGGTGTCAGGTGAAAATTTAAAGAGTTTTACTGAAGAGGATATACTTGGATTATTTCAAAATAGATAA